One segment of uncultured Campylobacter sp. DNA contains the following:
- a CDS encoding prephenate dehydrogenase, whose product MKIGIIGLGLIGGSLGLCLKSTKIISAVYGCDINRENEKEALRLGLVHEILSLEQMKQSCDAIFLAIPVEAIIETLQKLSDCRSETTIIDLGSTKFKILQNCPPQIRRNFIAAHPMAGTENSGPQAAFKELLNGAVVVICDDHGADEVHIKRAVEIFSFAGMKIVFMDAKSHDHHVALISHLPHAISYSLVNSVLKEENRRNIINLAGGSFSGMSRIAKSSPQMWVDIFKQNRTNLLGAIDAFKNELEICVQMIEGERWGELEAWMYEARKLRDII is encoded by the coding sequence ATGAAGATAGGAATTATCGGCTTGGGTCTCATCGGCGGCTCTCTTGGGCTATGCCTAAAAAGCACCAAAATAATTAGCGCCGTCTATGGCTGCGACATCAACCGCGAAAACGAAAAAGAAGCTCTGCGGCTCGGGCTCGTGCATGAAATTTTAAGCCTGGAACAGATGAAGCAAAGCTGCGACGCGATCTTTCTCGCAATCCCCGTGGAGGCAATTATTGAGACGTTGCAAAAACTAAGCGACTGCAGAAGCGAGACGACGATCATCGATCTGGGAAGCACGAAATTTAAAATTTTGCAAAACTGCCCGCCGCAGATCAGACGAAATTTCATCGCAGCTCACCCAATGGCAGGTACCGAAAACTCCGGCCCGCAAGCGGCGTTTAAAGAGCTTTTAAACGGCGCGGTAGTCGTCATCTGCGACGATCACGGCGCAGATGAAGTGCATATCAAACGAGCGGTCGAAATTTTTTCATTTGCAGGGATGAAGATTGTATTTATGGACGCAAAAAGCCACGATCACCACGTGGCGCTCATCTCGCACCTGCCGCATGCGATCAGCTATTCGCTCGTAAACAGCGTGCTAAAAGAGGAAAATCGCCGCAATATCATAAATTTAGCCGGCGGCAGCTTCTCGGGCATGAGCCGTATCGCCAAGAGCTCGCCGCAGATGTGGGTCGATATTTTTAAGCAAAACCGCACAAACCTGCTGGGCGCGATCGATGCTTTTAAAAACGAGCTTGAAATTTGCGTACAGATGATTGAGGGCGAGCGCTGGGGCGAGCTTGAGGCGTGGATGTATGAAGCGCGCAAGCTAAGGGATATTATTTAA
- the lpxC gene encoding UDP-3-O-acyl-N-acetylglucosamine deacetylase — MRQTTIAKKVHNVGIGLHKGEPIKLTLEPLEAGSGIVFYRSDLGISFKAEPKNVINTQMATVVGNEKGYISTIEHLMSAINAYGIDNIRIIVDANEIPVMDGSSASFCMLLDEAGVRELDANKKALIIKRAVEIREGDKLVRLSPSKSPKFDYTIKFSHPLIGTQHHVFEFSKKAYLKEISRARTFGFLKDVQALRSMGLALGGSLENAVVIDENKILNPEGLRFENEFVRHKILDAIGDLALVGAPILGDYTAFAGSHDLNHKLTLSVLADAKNFELVDLTAEVVREYQEVFA, encoded by the coding sequence ATGAGACAGACAACGATAGCTAAGAAAGTCCATAACGTCGGCATCGGATTGCACAAAGGTGAGCCTATCAAACTTACGTTAGAGCCTTTAGAGGCGGGCAGTGGAATCGTATTTTATAGAAGTGATCTTGGCATTAGTTTTAAAGCCGAGCCGAAAAACGTCATAAATACGCAGATGGCGACTGTCGTAGGAAATGAGAAGGGCTATATATCAACAATAGAGCATCTAATGAGTGCTATTAATGCCTATGGTATCGATAATATCCGTATCATCGTCGATGCTAATGAAATTCCTGTGATGGACGGAAGCTCCGCGAGCTTTTGTATGCTTTTGGACGAAGCGGGGGTAAGAGAGCTTGACGCTAATAAAAAAGCCCTTATTATCAAGCGTGCCGTGGAGATTCGCGAGGGCGATAAGCTCGTGCGACTAAGTCCTAGCAAGAGCCCTAAATTTGATTATACGATTAAATTTAGCCATCCGCTCATCGGCACTCAGCACCATGTTTTTGAATTTAGTAAGAAAGCTTATCTTAAAGAAATTTCGCGAGCACGCACGTTTGGATTTTTAAAAGATGTGCAAGCGCTACGTTCCATGGGTCTAGCTCTAGGCGGCAGCTTAGAAAACGCCGTCGTAATCGATGAGAATAAAATTTTGAACCCCGAGGGTTTGCGCTTTGAAAATGAGTTCGTCCGCCATAAAATTTTAGACGCGATCGGCGATTTGGCGCTGGTGGGCGCTCCGATTTTGGGCGATTATACGGCGTTTGCGGGAAGCCACGATCTAAATCATAAACTAACTTTATCAGTTTTAGCCGATGCTAAAAATTTCGAGCTAGTAGATCTTACCGCCGAGGTTGTGCGCGAATATCAAGAAGTCTTTGCTTAA
- a CDS encoding metallophosphoesterase: MQNIYIIGDVHGCYRSLLALIEQLPHKFDSKICFVGDLIDRGPASADVVELVRTRGYDAVMGNHEKRFAGNAKTALRCAKTGKFTSSNDLYAFFSLDESWLFNNGGEATLASYYRHGGVKQCKEHLRFVSRLPIYLEYDLCDESGRALVVSHSAVGRAWGIRHDVERAKSFAAHVLSGRGDDSANDGIFNVYGHTPVKKPVITEFSANIDLGCVYKKHWGEKARLCEFEFPSKKIFTQECIDF, from the coding sequence ATGCAAAATATCTATATCATAGGCGACGTGCACGGCTGCTACAGATCGCTTTTGGCGTTAATAGAGCAGCTGCCGCATAAATTTGATAGCAAAATTTGCTTTGTGGGCGATCTGATCGACCGAGGCCCTGCGAGCGCGGATGTGGTGGAGCTAGTGCGCACTCGCGGATATGACGCGGTGATGGGCAATCACGAAAAGCGCTTTGCGGGCAACGCAAAAACTGCACTAAGGTGCGCAAAGACGGGCAAATTTACGAGTTCAAATGACCTCTACGCATTTTTTAGCCTGGATGAAAGCTGGCTATTTAATAACGGCGGTGAGGCGACGCTAGCGTCGTATTATCGTCACGGAGGCGTGAAGCAATGCAAGGAGCATCTGCGGTTTGTCTCGCGGCTGCCGATTTACCTGGAGTATGATTTGTGTGATGAAAGCGGTCGCGCTCTCGTCGTATCGCACTCCGCAGTGGGGCGCGCGTGGGGGATTAGACACGATGTAGAGCGCGCGAAAAGCTTCGCCGCTCACGTGCTAAGCGGGCGCGGAGATGATAGCGCGAATGATGGAATTTTTAATGTCTACGGGCACACGCCGGTAAAAAAGCCCGTCATTACGGAATTTAGCGCAAATATCGATCTGGGCTGTGTTTATAAAAAGCACTGGGGCGAGAAGGCGAGGCTTTGCGAGTTTGAGTTTCCCTCAAAGAAAATTTTTACGCAAGAATGCATAGATTTTTGA
- a CDS encoding M23 family metallopeptidase — protein MRRNGNGTKLKILIFLIIICALVYGIFRIFTSPKFEKNPPQIALENEIYWNLTSPLKIKISDDTGIKLVRVNLNDGASTIPLLNEELNVPQTTLELAVQFPKNLMLNKDKNYKLEVFANDISSWNFAQGNKSVKTANIIIDDKKPIINIINQSYKITKGGSAVVVFSAKDERLNEVYVKTNYGKIFKAIPFVKEGYYASLVAWPANLEEFRAEAVATDRAGNESISQIKYFYQDKKYKVSTIKLNPGFINGKVSDLASQYAQNFNSMSDLEKFKFVNETLRKKNGDDLHAATSAVHEDKINGFELKPFYPLAKGAAVASFADHRIFFMNDEQVSESWHMGLDLASVANADIKESNYGKVVFAQENGIFGLNLGIYYGFGLYGIYGHCSATQLSVGSDVKPGDILAQTGSSGFAFGDHLHFGIVVQGVDVRPEEWMDPKWMKDNITDVLESSKKVIEKGK, from the coding sequence ATGCGTAGAAATGGCAATGGAACGAAGCTTAAAATTTTAATATTTCTTATTATAATATGCGCTTTGGTTTATGGAATTTTTAGAATTTTTACCTCGCCGAAATTTGAAAAAAATCCTCCGCAAATTGCGCTGGAAAATGAAATTTATTGGAATTTAACTTCGCCTTTAAAGATTAAAATTTCAGACGATACCGGCATTAAGCTCGTTCGCGTTAATTTAAACGATGGAGCCAGCACGATACCGCTACTAAATGAGGAGCTGAACGTTCCGCAAACGACGCTAGAGCTTGCCGTGCAATTTCCTAAAAATTTGATGCTTAATAAAGATAAAAACTACAAGCTCGAGGTTTTTGCAAACGACATTAGCTCGTGGAATTTTGCGCAAGGAAATAAGAGCGTAAAAACGGCAAATATAATAATAGACGACAAAAAGCCCATCATCAATATCATCAATCAATCCTATAAAATCACCAAAGGCGGTAGCGCTGTAGTTGTATTCTCAGCTAAAGACGAGCGCCTAAACGAAGTCTATGTCAAAACCAACTATGGCAAAATTTTTAAAGCAATTCCTTTTGTAAAAGAGGGCTATTATGCGTCTCTCGTAGCGTGGCCTGCAAATTTAGAGGAATTTCGCGCAGAAGCGGTCGCCACTGATCGTGCAGGCAACGAAAGCATTTCGCAGATCAAATATTTTTATCAAGACAAAAAATATAAGGTCTCTACTATCAAGCTAAATCCGGGTTTTATTAACGGCAAAGTAAGTGATCTGGCTAGCCAATACGCGCAGAATTTTAACTCGATGAGCGATCTGGAAAAATTCAAATTCGTAAATGAAACTCTGCGTAAGAAAAACGGAGATGATCTGCACGCTGCTACTAGCGCGGTGCACGAGGATAAAATAAATGGATTTGAGCTAAAGCCTTTTTATCCGCTTGCTAAAGGCGCAGCGGTAGCAAGCTTTGCCGATCATCGGATATTTTTTATGAACGACGAACAAGTAAGCGAGTCATGGCATATGGGGCTCGATCTAGCAAGCGTCGCAAACGCCGATATCAAAGAGAGTAACTACGGCAAAGTGGTTTTCGCGCAGGAAAACGGAATTTTCGGATTAAATTTAGGAATTTACTACGGCTTCGGATTATACGGCATATACGGACACTGCTCGGCGACGCAGTTAAGCGTCGGCAGCGACGTAAAGCCGGGCGACATTCTAGCACAGACGGGCTCAAGCGGCTTTGCTTTTGGAGATCATCTGCATTTTGGCATCGTAGTTCAGGGTGTGGACGTAAGACCCGAGGAGTGGATGGATCCTAAGTGGATGAAAGATAACATTACCGACGTCTTAGAATCGTCCAAAAAAGTAATAGAAAAAGGTAAGTAA
- the bamA gene encoding outer membrane protein assembly factor BamA: MKKSVFLLLVGGISVACAAQIKSIKFEGLRHLSPQVAQQISGLKVGDELNGENTNAAISKLFEQGYFSDVYISEQGGAVTINVTEKPTIAKVEIKNVVTNDRDKINELIGLRPGQVYDEVAAKKAETRIKQYYEVKGFFDTVVEFYPKPINDDKSVILLTIEVNRGENIIIDKVNLVGADKLDYDDIEPSVANKEREMLGWMWGFNDGKVKTAELPNDANRIQEEYYKKGYLDAQVSAPLLNADMDNYTADLTYYISEGEQYTVSSVDIEYPADIIKLDKEKVLDDFKLQKGDTMNSERLRRDMNTLETLVADQGYAYVRIVPKTKQDKEARTVAITYQVIPEDKVYIRNVTISGNDKTEDKVIRREMYLTEGNLYSKTDYNDSLNSLKRTGYFDEVEIKENRVSNDQIDLEVAVKEAPTGSITGGIGYGSEDGILLSGGISDRNVFGTGLHGAFSVEKSDDQLSGRLSLTNPRVFDSEYSLGGSIFANDYDWDDYDEKSYGFSITGGRKIGRNTDVSLTYYLEKSEIKGLNEYYAKAGYLDGKNLKSSIIPSITYNSTDDYYLPRSGMIASASLEYAGLGGDMDYTKARGSFNYYFGLRDYIDHDIIFRYKAATGYMWEGNKKIPINEKLFLGGMKSIRGYEGRSIPKKEICLNANNCRYIETGGMQSFNNSFELSFPVVDRLKMRFVTFFDYGMIGDHDWNEEERYSTGAGIEWMTPMGPLQLYFVKPLNKKPHDDTNSFEFSIGARFN, from the coding sequence ATGAAAAAAAGCGTTTTTTTACTCTTAGTAGGCGGGATTTCCGTGGCGTGCGCCGCGCAGATCAAATCCATTAAATTTGAAGGGCTAAGGCATCTTTCTCCACAGGTCGCACAGCAAATTTCAGGACTTAAGGTAGGCGATGAGCTTAACGGCGAAAACACGAATGCTGCGATCTCGAAGCTATTTGAGCAGGGCTATTTCAGCGACGTTTATATCAGCGAACAAGGCGGCGCGGTCACTATCAATGTAACCGAAAAGCCGACTATCGCTAAGGTCGAGATCAAAAACGTAGTGACCAATGATCGCGACAAGATCAATGAGCTCATCGGCTTGCGTCCGGGTCAGGTTTACGACGAGGTGGCTGCTAAAAAAGCGGAGACCCGTATCAAGCAATACTACGAAGTCAAGGGCTTTTTTGATACCGTGGTGGAATTTTATCCAAAGCCGATAAACGACGATAAATCGGTCATCTTGCTAACGATCGAGGTAAATCGCGGCGAAAATATCATCATCGATAAGGTAAATTTAGTAGGCGCAGACAAGCTCGACTATGATGATATAGAGCCATCCGTTGCCAATAAAGAACGCGAGATGCTGGGCTGGATGTGGGGCTTTAACGACGGCAAGGTAAAAACCGCCGAGCTTCCTAACGACGCAAATAGAATTCAAGAAGAATATTATAAAAAAGGCTACTTAGACGCGCAGGTTTCGGCGCCGCTACTTAATGCCGATATGGATAATTACACTGCTGATCTTACCTACTACATCAGTGAGGGCGAGCAATATACCGTAAGCTCTGTAGATATCGAGTATCCTGCAGATATAATCAAGCTTGATAAAGAAAAAGTTTTGGACGATTTCAAGCTTCAAAAGGGCGATACAATGAATTCCGAGCGTTTGCGCCGCGATATGAATACGCTAGAGACTTTAGTCGCGGATCAGGGATACGCCTATGTGCGCATCGTGCCTAAGACTAAGCAGGACAAAGAAGCTCGCACGGTCGCTATCACGTATCAGGTTATCCCGGAGGATAAAGTCTATATTAGAAACGTAACGATTTCGGGTAACGATAAGACCGAGGACAAGGTCATCCGCCGCGAGATGTATCTGACCGAGGGAAATTTATATAGCAAAACCGACTACAACGATTCGTTAAATTCTTTAAAACGCACGGGATATTTCGATGAGGTGGAGATTAAAGAAAACCGCGTTTCTAATGATCAGATCGATCTTGAAGTCGCAGTCAAAGAAGCTCCTACAGGCTCTATCACGGGTGGTATCGGATATGGCAGCGAGGATGGAATTTTACTTAGCGGCGGTATCAGCGATAGAAACGTATTTGGCACCGGTCTTCACGGCGCGTTCTCGGTTGAAAAGAGTGACGATCAGTTAAGCGGACGCTTGAGCTTAACCAATCCTAGAGTATTTGATTCTGAGTATAGCTTGGGCGGATCGATCTTTGCCAACGACTATGACTGGGACGATTACGATGAGAAATCTTACGGATTTTCAATCACGGGCGGTCGCAAGATCGGGCGTAATACCGATGTAAGCCTTACATATTATCTCGAAAAAAGCGAGATTAAGGGCTTAAACGAATATTACGCCAAAGCAGGCTATCTAGATGGCAAGAATTTAAAAAGCTCGATTATCCCGTCTATTACATACAACAGCACAGATGATTATTACTTGCCAAGAAGCGGTATGATCGCAAGTGCTAGCTTAGAGTACGCGGGTCTTGGCGGCGATATGGACTACACCAAGGCGCGAGGATCGTTTAACTACTATTTTGGCTTGCGAGATTATATCGATCACGACATTATCTTTAGATACAAAGCTGCAACGGGCTATATGTGGGAAGGTAATAAAAAGATCCCGATCAACGAAAAGCTATTCCTAGGCGGAATGAAAAGCATTAGAGGCTACGAAGGTCGCAGTATCCCGAAAAAAGAGATCTGCTTAAATGCAAATAATTGCCGCTATATCGAAACAGGCGGCATGCAGAGCTTCAATAACTCTTTTGAGCTAAGCTTTCCGGTGGTCGATAGGCTTAAAATGCGCTTTGTAACGTTTTTTGACTACGGAATGATCGGCGATCATGACTGGAATGAAGAGGAGCGCTACAGCACGGGTGCTGGTATCGAGTGGATGACGCCGATGGGGCCTTTGCAGTTATACTTCGTCAAGCCGCTTAATAAAAAACCGCACGACGACACAAATAGCTTCGAATTTAGCATCGGTGCTAGATTTAATTAA
- the thrB gene encoding homoserine kinase, translating to MIIRIPATSANLGPGFDALGLSLGLFNEVEITEQKFFCVSLSGEGSDRAWLKKGNAFLNIFNEIYRKLGGGQEINFKFAFHNNIPFSRGLGSSSAVIVGAIASAYKICGFEIDRAKILNTALEYENHPDNIAPATLGGFVSSVVDGKTVRTQKCEISQDLQAVVVIPDTPMPTNESRGKLPKSFSIKDCVSNLSHAAFLTACFMRRDYDSLRYACIDKMHEQMRMGVLPQLFGVREIAYDNGALMSSLSGSGSSFLNLAYRSDAAKLKACLSENFKNFRVEILEIDNGGFNID from the coding sequence TTGATTATAAGAATTCCTGCGACGAGCGCAAATTTAGGCCCCGGTTTCGACGCACTCGGCCTTAGCCTAGGGCTATTTAACGAAGTAGAGATTACCGAGCAGAAGTTTTTTTGCGTATCGCTTAGCGGCGAGGGCAGCGATAGAGCGTGGCTAAAAAAAGGCAATGCTTTTTTGAATATTTTCAATGAAATTTACAGAAAACTAGGCGGCGGGCAAGAGATAAATTTTAAATTTGCTTTTCACAACAACATCCCGTTTTCGCGCGGGCTGGGCAGCAGCTCGGCCGTGATCGTAGGCGCCATCGCAAGCGCTTATAAAATTTGCGGTTTTGAGATCGATCGCGCTAAAATTTTAAACACGGCGCTGGAATATGAAAACCACCCCGATAATATCGCGCCCGCAACGCTCGGCGGCTTTGTCAGTAGCGTCGTGGACGGCAAGACGGTTCGCACGCAAAAATGCGAAATTTCGCAAGATCTGCAAGCGGTCGTCGTCATCCCCGATACGCCGATGCCTACGAACGAATCGCGCGGTAAGCTACCTAAGAGCTTTTCGATCAAAGATTGCGTTAGCAACCTCTCGCACGCGGCGTTTCTGACCGCTTGCTTTATGCGACGCGACTACGACAGCTTGCGCTATGCCTGTATCGATAAGATGCACGAACAGATGCGCATGGGCGTGCTTCCGCAGCTTTTTGGGGTGCGCGAGATTGCCTATGATAACGGCGCGCTTATGAGCTCGCTCTCGGGAAGCGGCTCAAGCTTTTTAAATTTAGCCTATAGATCCGACGCCGCAAAGCTTAAAGCCTGCCTTAGCGAAAATTTTAAAAACTTCCGCGTCGAAATTTTAGAGATCGACAACGGCGGCTTTAATATTGACTAA
- a CDS encoding glycoprotease, with product MYENGAKIAEFKSNEGEKADKFLICKFSEILKTYKIKELIYANTPGSFMGMKVSYVILRTLSIALDVPLYAISGFELSGFGPIRANKNFSYVYECGEIKMKKCAPATLSLPQDLSVLNKSDDILPNYIIEAV from the coding sequence GTGTATGAAAACGGCGCTAAGATAGCGGAATTTAAAAGCAATGAGGGCGAAAAAGCCGATAAATTTCTGATCTGCAAATTTAGCGAAATTCTAAAAACTTATAAGATCAAAGAGCTCATCTACGCAAATACTCCAGGCAGCTTTATGGGCATGAAGGTAAGCTATGTGATATTGCGCACGCTTAGCATAGCTCTTGATGTGCCGCTATACGCAATCAGCGGCTTTGAGCTAAGCGGCTTTGGGCCGATCAGAGCGAATAAAAACTTCAGCTACGTTTACGAGTGCGGCGAAATCAAAATGAAAAAATGTGCCCCCGCCACGCTATCTTTGCCGCAGGATTTATCGGTTTTAAATAAAAGCGATGATATACTTCCAAATTACATCATAGAAGCTGTTTAG
- the infB gene encoding translation initiation factor IF-2 gives MGVLIKDIADELGYASKEIIEKAQEMGFKKVKTASNKVSEEEAAAIYDYIQTGILPGKKSKPAKKSSEKAQEDENKPAKKQSETKKTAKKESPKKAESLKASESKESAQSVKEPSDEKARTQEPEAKTEKSQNQKEEISSAPQEKEEKQNAASKPAPVQINSGDSIASESLQKRRGLVIVKKKKEVQTPTQERIEPRREKMSASLEAIFSNAELNLKKKKIEKKKAPAAKKEDALKIDIIPDHEMADIVIEDEDVVVMPDFTVKPIQTENRTKSKNQPNIYRASQNQIFSSEGGISRGGRKKHKKAPREQGSEIVSSVNIPKEIRVYEFADKIKKQPSEIIGKLFALGMMTTKNDFLDEDAIEILASEFGIEVNIIDEAQEFDYIKAYEDSEGEENLIARAPVITIMGHVDHGKTSLLDYIRNSRVASGEAGGITQHVGAYMVEKNGRKITFIDTPGHEAFTSMRARGTEVTDIVIIVVAADDGVKPQTKEAIAHAKAANVPIIIAINKMDKPNANPDLVKTGLAELDIMPTEWGGSYEFVPISAKTGDGIENLLEIVLLQADLLELKADPSKQAKATIIESSLQKGRGAVATVIVQNGTLRVGDTVVAGIAYGKVRALSDDKGRVLKQILPGECGVIIGLSEVPGAGETLIGVSSDKEAREYASKIYEHQRQKELSKSTKVTIDELSAKIAEGSLKSLPVIVKADVAGSLEAIKASLEKLRNDEVKVDIIHSGIGGITQNDIALASASENCVILGFNVRPTGEIKELAKERGAQIKTYNVIYNLIDDIKALLSGLMSPIISEEALGQAEIRQVINVPKIGQIAGCMVTDGLIARGAKIRVIREGVIVFEGNVSSLKRFKDDAKEVAKGFECGVGIEGYDDMRVGDFIESYKQKEEQATID, from the coding sequence ATGGGTGTTCTGATTAAAGATATCGCGGACGAGCTTGGATACGCAAGCAAAGAGATAATCGAAAAAGCGCAGGAGATGGGCTTTAAAAAGGTAAAAACCGCGTCGAATAAAGTAAGCGAGGAAGAAGCTGCCGCTATTTATGATTATATTCAGACGGGAATTTTGCCAGGGAAAAAGTCAAAGCCCGCAAAGAAAAGCTCCGAAAAAGCGCAAGAAGATGAGAATAAGCCCGCTAAAAAACAGAGCGAAACTAAAAAAACCGCTAAAAAAGAGAGTCCTAAAAAGGCGGAAAGCTTAAAAGCTTCCGAATCCAAAGAGTCCGCGCAGAGCGTTAAAGAGCCTAGCGATGAAAAAGCGCGTACGCAAGAGCCCGAGGCGAAAACCGAAAAATCCCAAAATCAAAAAGAAGAAATTTCCTCCGCCCCGCAGGAGAAAGAGGAAAAGCAAAACGCCGCCTCAAAGCCTGCGCCGGTGCAGATAAACAGCGGCGATAGCATCGCTAGTGAGAGCTTGCAAAAGCGCCGCGGTCTAGTCATCGTTAAAAAGAAGAAGGAAGTTCAAACTCCGACGCAAGAAAGAATCGAGCCTAGGCGCGAAAAGATGAGCGCGAGCTTGGAGGCGATCTTTTCAAACGCCGAACTGAATTTGAAAAAGAAAAAGATCGAAAAGAAAAAAGCTCCCGCTGCCAAAAAAGAGGATGCCCTTAAAATCGACATTATTCCAGATCACGAGATGGCGGATATCGTCATCGAGGACGAAGATGTCGTGGTAATGCCCGATTTCACCGTCAAACCGATCCAAACCGAAAACCGCACCAAAAGTAAAAACCAACCTAATATTTATCGCGCCTCGCAGAATCAAATTTTTAGCAGTGAGGGCGGCATAAGTCGCGGCGGTCGCAAAAAGCATAAAAAAGCGCCTCGCGAGCAGGGTAGCGAAATCGTAAGCTCTGTAAATATCCCAAAAGAGATCCGCGTCTATGAGTTTGCCGATAAGATTAAAAAGCAGCCTAGCGAGATCATCGGCAAGTTATTTGCGCTTGGAATGATGACGACGAAAAACGACTTTTTGGACGAGGACGCGATAGAAATTTTAGCAAGCGAATTCGGTATCGAAGTAAATATCATTGATGAGGCGCAGGAGTTTGATTACATCAAGGCCTACGAGGACAGCGAAGGCGAAGAAAATTTAATCGCTAGAGCGCCTGTCATTACCATCATGGGACACGTCGATCACGGCAAAACGAGCCTGCTCGATTATATCCGAAACTCTCGCGTAGCAAGCGGCGAAGCGGGCGGCATCACGCAGCACGTAGGCGCGTATATGGTCGAAAAAAACGGCAGGAAGATCACCTTCATCGACACTCCGGGTCACGAGGCCTTTACTTCGATGCGCGCGCGCGGAACCGAGGTTACCGATATCGTAATTATCGTAGTGGCCGCAGACGACGGCGTCAAGCCTCAGACCAAGGAGGCTATAGCGCACGCCAAGGCCGCAAACGTTCCGATTATCATCGCGATAAATAAGATGGACAAGCCTAACGCCAATCCCGATCTTGTAAAAACGGGGCTTGCAGAGCTTGATATCATGCCTACCGAGTGGGGCGGCAGCTACGAGTTCGTGCCGATCTCCGCAAAAACGGGCGACGGGATCGAAAATTTATTAGAGATCGTGCTTTTACAAGCCGATCTTTTGGAGCTCAAAGCAGATCCTAGCAAGCAGGCTAAAGCAACCATCATCGAAAGCTCCCTTCAAAAAGGGCGCGGCGCCGTTGCCACCGTCATCGTGCAAAACGGCACTCTACGCGTTGGAGACACCGTCGTAGCGGGCATCGCGTACGGCAAGGTGCGCGCGCTTAGCGACGATAAGGGCAGGGTGCTAAAGCAAATTTTACCGGGCGAGTGCGGCGTCATCATAGGCCTTAGCGAGGTTCCGGGCGCCGGCGAGACGCTGATCGGCGTTTCAAGCGATAAGGAAGCGCGCGAGTACGCGAGTAAAATTTATGAGCATCAGCGCCAAAAAGAGCTTAGCAAATCGACCAAGGTCACTATCGACGAGCTAAGCGCCAAGATCGCCGAAGGCTCGCTAAAAAGTCTGCCCGTGATTGTCAAAGCCGACGTCGCGGGCTCGCTGGAGGCTATCAAAGCAAGCCTTGAGAAGCTCCGCAACGACGAAGTCAAAGTAGATATCATCCACAGCGGCATCGGCGGTATCACGCAAAACGACATCGCCTTAGCAAGCGCTAGCGAAAACTGCGTGATCTTGGGCTTCAACGTCCGTCCTACGGGCGAGATCAAAGAGCTTGCCAAGGAGCGCGGCGCGCAGATTAAGACCTACAACGTCATCTACAATCTCATCGACGATATCAAGGCGCTTTTGAGCGGCCTTATGAGCCCGATCATCAGCGAGGAGGCCTTGGGCCAAGCCGAGATCCGCCAGGTCATCAATGTGCCTAAGATCGGGCAGATCGCGGGCTGCATGGTTACCGACGGGCTCATCGCTCGCGGCGCGAAGATCCGCGTCATCAGAGAGGGCGTCATTGTTTTCGAGGGTAACGTCAGCTCGCTCAAGCGCTTCAAAGACGACGCTAAAGAGGTTGCCAAGGGCTTCGAGTGCGGCGTAGGCATCGAGGGCTACGACGATATGCGCGTGGGCGATTTTATCGAAAGCTACAAGCAAAAAGAGGAGCAGGCTACGATCGACTAA